The genomic interval CGGCGCCGCCGTGCTCCCGGCCCTCGTGGCCCCCCGGGGCGTAGGCGATCGAGATCAGCGCGCCCACCCGCTGCGCCAGCTCCAGCACCCGCACCGCGCGCGGCGGATAGCCCGGGGCCAGCACCTCGCGCCCGGCCTCCGCCCGCGCCCGGTAGGCCTCCAGGGCGGCCTGCGCCACGGGCCCCGAGCCGGCCACGTCCAGCCGGGTGAGCACCTCGGTCGCCTCCCGGAGCGCCTCGGCGAGCTCCCGCTCGGCCTCGCCCAGCGAGGGCACGTCGGCCGGCGGCGCGTCCCGCACGGCCATGCAGTGCCACTCCACCTCGACGTGCACATCGCCCTCGGGCCCCGCCTCGTACACCTCCGGCACGAGCCCGAGCGCGGCCCCGGTGGCGACGACCGCCTCCTCGGCCTCCAGCGCACGCGCGTTGAACTCCGGCGGGCCGGTCAGCCCCAGCAGGTGGCCGGGGACCGGAAGCGCGAGCCGCAGACCGGTCGCCCCGAGGGCGCGGAGGCGGCCGAGCGCCAGCGTGAGGCCGACGGGACCGGACTCGCCGGGCAGGCCGGTGACGCGGTGCGCGGCGTCGTCACCCTTGATGTGATGGGCTACGTCATCGGGTGAGGCAAATCCGGCAATGAGGGCATTTCCCCATGCGGTGAGCCGCCCTGAGCGGTGTTCATCCAGCATGGGCACCAGCCTAAGGACTGGTGCCGACAACCGGTGGCGTAGGTTTTCCCTAGGGGGCTTCGCCTACAGGCGCAAGCGACGACGACACTGCAATGGGAGACAACGCGCTCATGAGCGAAGTGCTGGAACTGGTGGACGTATCCGTGGTCCGCGAGGGCCGGGCTCTGGTGGACCAGGTCTCCTGGTCGGTCAAGGAAGGGGAGCGCTGGGTCGTCCTCGGCCCCAACGGCGCCGGTAAGACCACTCTTCTGAATGTCGCCTCCAGCTACCTCTTCCCGACCACGGGCACCGTCAAGGTCCTGGGCGAGAAGCTCGGCGCGGTGGACGTCTTCGAGCTCCGCCCCCGGATCGGCGTCGCGGGCATCGCCCTCGCCGACAAGCTGCCGCGCAACCAGACCGTCCTCCAGACCGTCCTCACCGCCGCCTACGGCATGACGGCCACCTGGCGCGAGGACTACGAGGAGGTCGACGAGCAGCGCGCCCGCGCCTTCCTCGACGTGCTCGGCATGACGGAGTACCTGGACCGGAAGTTCGGCACCCTCTCCGAGGGCGAGCGCAAGCGCACCCTCATCGCCCGCGCGATGATGACCGACCCCGAGCTGCTGCTCCTCGACGAGCCCGCCGCCGGCCTCGACCTGGGCGGCCGCGAGGACCTCGTCCGCCGCCTCGGCCGGCTCGCCCGCGACCCCCTCGCGCCCTCCATGCTCATGGTCACCCACCATGTCGAGGAGATCCCGGCCGGCTTCACCCACGTGCTGATGATCCGTCAGGGCAAGGTGCTCGCGGCCGGCCCCGTCGAGCTCGAGCTCACCTCCCGCAACCTCTCGCACTGCTTCGGCCTCCCCCTGGTCGTCGAGCGGCGCGGCGACCGCTTCACCGCCCAGGGTCTGCCCCTGTCCTGACCCCGCGCGCCCGCCCGGCGCGCCGCGCGCACTGTCCGGCCACGGCCACCGCCCCTACCATGAACACGTGGACACTTGGGTGTGGTGGCTCGTGGCCGCCGTCGGACTGGGCATCCCGCTGGTCGTCACCGCGATGCCCGAGTTCGGGATGCTCGCGGCAGGCGCCGTCGCCGCCGCCGTCACCTCGGCCCTCGGCGGTGGGGCGGTGGCGCAGTTCATCGTCTTCGCCGTCGTCTCGGTCGCCCTCATCGCCGTCGTGCGGCCCATCGCCAACCGCCACCGCGACCGGCGCCCGGAGCTGGCCACCGGGGTGGACGCGATCCGCGGCCGGCAGGCCGTCGTGCTGGAGCGGGTCGACGGCCAGGGCGGCCGCGTCAAGATCGGCGGCGAGATCTGGTCGGCGCGCTCCCTCGACACCGAGCGCAGCTTCGACCCCGGCCAGCAGGTGGACGTCGTCGAGATCGACGGCGCGACGGCGGTCGTCATGTGACCGCCCGTCGCACGGAGCGCCATCTGCCCCAAAGCCTGCACGGCGACGGCGTGTTCTGAAAGACTCAGGAATTCGATCAACCACAACAGGCGCGGGGAGCCACGATGGAACCGATCATCATCGTCCTGATCATCTTGGTGGTGCTCGTCTTCATCGCCCTGATGAAGACGGTGCAGGTCATCCCACAGGCCAGCGCCGCGATCGTCGAGCGCTTCGGCAGGTACACCCGGACGCTCAACGCCGGACTGAACATCGTCGTCCCCTTCATCGACTCCATCCGCAACCGCATCGACCTCCGTGAGCAGGTCGTGCCGTTCCCGCCGCAGCCGGTGATCACCCAGGACAACCTGGTCGTCAACATCGACACCGTCATCTACTACCAGGTGACCGACGCCCGGGCCGCCACCTACGAGGTCTCCAGCTTCATCCAGGCCATCGAGCAGCTCACTGTCACCACCCTGCGCAACATCATCGGTGGCATGGACCTGGAGCGGACCCTCACCTCCCGCGAGGAGATCAACGCCGCCCTGCGCGGCGTCCTCGACGAGGCCACCGGCAAGTGGGGCATCCGCGTCAACCGCGTCGAGCTCAAGGCCATCGAGCCGCCCACCTCCATCCAGGACTCGATGGAGAAGCAGATGCGCGCCGACCGTGACAAGCGCGCCGCCATCCTCACCGCCGAGGGCATCCGCCAGTCGCAGATCCTCACGGCCGAGGGCGAGAAGCAGTCCGCGATCCTGCGCGCCGAGGGCGAGGCCCGGGCCGCCGCCCTGCGCGCCGAGGGCGAGGCCCAGGCCATCCGCACGGTCTTCGAGTCCATCCACGCCGGTGACCCCGACGAGAAGCTGCTCTCCTACCAGTACCTCCAGATGCTGCCGAAGATCGCCGAGGGTGACGCCAACAAGCTCTGGATCGTTCCCAGCGAGATCGGCGACGCCCTCAAGGGCCTCAGCGGTGCCGTCGGCAACTTCGGCCCCATGGGCCCGCCGCGCCCGAACAGCTCCGACGCCCGGCCGGCCAAGGAGTCGCCCCGCCGGGAGGCACCCCCCATCGACTGACGAGCGCCCCCTCTCCTGCATGATCAGCGTGGCCCCCCGACCTTCCACGGCGGGGAGGCGACACCCTGACCATGAAGGAGATGGCCTTGTCCATCTGGGAAGCACTCGCGGTCTTCGCCGCCGGCATCGGCGCGGGCACCATCAACACCATCGTCGGATCGGGCACCCTCTTCACCTTCCCGGTGCTCCTCGCGATCGGCCTGCCGCCGGTCACCGCCAACGTCTCCAACACCCTCGGCCTCGTCACCGGCAACATCAGCGGAGCCATCGGCTACCGCCGTGAGCTCCGGGGCCAGCGCGGCCGCCTCGTACGCCTGGGAGGCACCGCGCTCGTGGGCGGCCTCGCCGGAGCGATCCTGCTCCTGGCGCTCCCGTCGGAGGCCTTCGACGCGATCGTGCCCGTCCTCATCGGCCTCGCGCTCGTCCTGGTCGTCCTCCAGCCGACCCTCGCCAAGGCCCTCGCCCGGCGCCGCGAACGCCGCGGCACGGCAGCCGCCCCGACCGACGGCGGCCTCGCCCTGCTCCTCGGCCTGCTCCTCGCGAGCGCGTACGGCGGCTACTTCGGCGCGGCCCAGGGCGTCCTCTACCTCGCCCTCATGGGCCTGCTGCTCGACGAGGACCTCCAGCGCGTCAACGGCATCAAGAACGTCCTCGCGCTCGTCGTCAACGGCGTCGCCGCGGTGTTCTTCCTCTTCGTCGCGGACTTCGACTGGACGGCGGTCCTGCTCATCGCCGCCGGCTCCGCGCTGGGCGGCCAGATAGGCGCGAAGGTGGGACGCGGGCTGCCGCCGGTGGCGCTACGGGGGGTCATCGTGGCGGTGGGGGCCGTGGCCATCACACAGATGCTGCTGAAGTAGCCGGTTGTTTCCTCATCGCCGGCCGGGCCGGGAATCAGCCCGGCCGACGATCGAGGACACCGCGCGTCAGCGCGGAAAGGGGGCCCGGGGACGTCAGCCCCCGGGCACGGGAAGGGGCGGGGCGAGGAAAAGCTCCTCCCGCCCCGACAACCCCACCGCCAGCACCATCGCATCCCCCGGAGACGGCTCGAACGGCAGCGCCAGCATCCGCATCCCCGCCTGCTCGGGCGTCCGGTCCGCCTTCCGGTGGTTGTCCTCCGCGCACGCCGCCACCGTGTTCAGCCAGCTGTCCTCGCCCCCACGCGAGCGCGGCACCACGTGGTCCACCGTCGTCGCGCGCCGCCCGCAGTACGCGCAGCGGTGCCGGTCCCGTACGAGCACGCCTCGCCGGGACCAGGGGGCCCGTCTTCGGAACGGCACCCGTACGTACCGGCAGAGCCTGATCACCTGGGGCACCGGCACTTCGACCGTCGCGCCCCGCACCCGGAGCTCCGGCCGGGCCCGCTCGACGACGGCCTTGCCCTGGAGCACGAGCACCACCGCCCGTCGCAGCGACACCGTCGCCAGCGGCTCGAAGCTCGCGTTGAGAACCAGCGTGTCCCGCATGCCGTCCACCTCCCGGACCGTCCCCGCCCCAGCGGCGAAGTGGCTCAACTGTGCCTTCGGGCACGGCCGGAAACAACGCAATTTCCTTGAAAGGAAAGGAAGTTGAAAGAGGATGAGGAGGCGGTGAGGCCGAAGGACGGGAGCCGCGGCGGGAAAGCGCCCGCAGGGCGAACGGGGGCGACGCTCCGGGCCCTTCCCCCGTGGTGACGCACGGGCCCGGAGCGTACGGCAGCGGACGCGGCCACCCGGCCCAACACCCGGCTCCGGCAGGCGGCCGGAGCGCGAAAACGCCCCGCCGCCCCCGCCACTGCGGTGCCCACTGCCCGACGGCCATGCGGAGCCGTCAGCCATGCACCACTCTGCGATCCGGGGCGGCGGGGCGCAACGGATTTTCCGGTCGCCCGCCTCGCTCCGCGGGCCTCAGCCCGCGGCCGGCACCTCGTACTCACCGATCAGCTGGGCCCGGCCCAGGGAGTGGAACCGCAGGTTGAAGCCCACGACCGCCGGCGAGGCGGACTCGTCCGGGCCCAGCTTCTCCTGATCCACCGCGTACACCGTGAACACGTAGCGGTGCGGGCCGTCCCCGGGCGGCGGCGCCGCGCCGCCGAAGTCCCGCGTGCCGTAGTCGTTGCGCACGTGCACCGCGCCCTCGGGCAGCCCCTTCATGCCGCCCGACCCGGCACCGGCCGGCAGCTCCGTCACCGAAGCGGGGATGTCGAAGAGCACCCAGTGCCAGAAGCCGCTGCCGGTCGGGGCGTCCGGGTCGAAGCATGTGACGGCGAAGCTCTTCGTCTCCGCCGGGAAGCCCTCCCAGCGCAGCTGCGGCGAGACATTGCCCTCGGCGAACACCTGGGCGCCGGCGAGCTTCCCACCCTCCGTCAGGTCCTCGCTCACCACCGTGAACGACGGCACCGGCGGGTGGAAATCATGGGGGAGCGGCGGACGCTTCTGCTCGGACACCTCGACGCCTCCTGGAATACGCGGAACTACCCGCGGAACAGTGAAAGCGCCAGCCTAACCAGGCACGGGCGGCCCGGGCTGAGACGATACGAAATGTGCTTCGACTGCTTGGACCATTCGGACGACGACCGGCCGGCCGCACCCTGCGCGCGCTGACCGTCCTCCTCGCCGCCCTCCCCCTGCTCCTCCTGCCCGCGTGCTCCTCCGACGGGAAGAAGGGCGGCGGCGGATCCACCTCGGCCGCCGCCACGCCCGTCCCCTCCTGGGCCAAGGGCATGAAGACCGTCTCCCGGGACCGGCTGCCCGCCGAGGCCCGCAAGACCCTCGACCTCATCGACAAGGGAGGACCGTTCCCCTACGAGAAGGACGGCACCGTCTTCGGCAACTACGAGAACCGGCTGCCGAAGCAGACCCGCGGCTACTACCGCGAATACACCGTCCCCACCCCCGGAGCCCGCAACCGCGGCGCCCGGCGCATCATCACCGGCACACACGCCGAGCGCTACTACACCGGTGATCACTACGAGACCTTCGAAGCGGTGGTACAACCATGACCGGCCTGCTGCCCGCGCCCGGACTCACCGGGCTCCTTCTCGGCACCACCCCGCCCGGCATCTACCGGCTGCCCCCGGCCGACACGGCCGCCCGCGTCACGGCTCTCGCCGCCGAGGCCGAATGGCGGTCGGCCGCGCTGCACCTCGGCGGGGTGACGACCAAGAGGGCCTTCCTCGACAGGTGCGCGACCGACCTGGAGTTCCCCGAGTGGTTCGGGCGCAACTGGGACGCCCTCGCCGACTGCCTCACCGACCTCTCGTGGTGGCGGGAGGAGGGCAAGGCCCGCGGCTATCTGCTGGTCACGGAGGACTGGGACACCTTCCGCAAGGCGGCCCCGAAGGACGCCCGCACGGCCGAGGCGATCTTCGGCGACGCCGTCGACCACTGGGCCGACGCCGAGTCGCCCCTGGCCGTGCTGCTCGGCTGAGCCACCGCGGGCCGGGGCACGGCCCGCGGCGGCCCCGGCCCGTCAGAGCCAGTTGCGACGGCCGCCGACCTCGGCGAGCCACTGGTTGAGGTAGGCGGCCCAGTCCGTCTGGCCGTAAGCGTGCAGGTCGACCGTGAAGGACCGGTACGTGTCGCTGCCCTCGGTGAACAGCCCCGGCTTCTTGTCCATCTCCAGCACGACGTCCATCTCGCGGTCGTCCGCGACGAAGGACAGCTCGACCTCGTTCAGCCCGCGGTACTGCGACGGCGCGTGGAACTCGATCTCCTGGTAGAAGGGCAGCCGCTGCCGCGTGCCACGGATGTGCCCCTTCTCCAGGTCGGCGGCCTTGAAGCCGAAGCCCAGCTGACCGAAGGCGTCGAGGATGGCCTGCTGCGCCGGCAGCGGGTGCACGTTCACCGGATCGAGGTCGCCGGAGTCCACCGCGCGCGCGATCGCGAGCTCCGTGGTCACCCCGACGTTCATACCGGTGAGGTGCCGGCCCAGGAAGGTGGTGATCGGCGTCTCCCACGGGATCTCCAGCCCGAACGGCACCGTGTGCACCGCCCCGGCCCGCACCTCGAAGGCACCGCCCAGCTGTACGCGCGTGAACTCGACGTCCTGCTTGTACTCCTCCTCGCCGCCCTCGACCTCGACCCGCGCCTGGAGCCCGACGGAGAGCCCCTGGATCTGCTGCGCGACCGATCCGCCCTGGATCCGCACCTCACCCTGGACGACGCTGCCGGGGACGACGTTCTCCTCGAAGAGCACCGTCTCGACGGAAGCGCCTCCGGCGCCGAGGCTCGCCAGCAGTTTCTTGAAACCCATGCTTCCTCTTCCTCCCCGGGTCCGCGTGGCGGACCCTTCCCACACTCGATTACGCTCGATCGGCATGATCGCCGCGCCTGACCGTATGCCAATCGCCCGGCACTTCTTCGACCGTC from Streptomyces albireticuli carries:
- a CDS encoding ABC transporter ATP-binding protein, whose protein sequence is MSEVLELVDVSVVREGRALVDQVSWSVKEGERWVVLGPNGAGKTTLLNVASSYLFPTTGTVKVLGEKLGAVDVFELRPRIGVAGIALADKLPRNQTVLQTVLTAAYGMTATWREDYEEVDEQRARAFLDVLGMTEYLDRKFGTLSEGERKRTLIARAMMTDPELLLLDEPAAGLDLGGREDLVRRLGRLARDPLAPSMLMVTHHVEEIPAGFTHVLMIRQGKVLAAGPVELELTSRNLSHCFGLPLVVERRGDRFTAQGLPLS
- a CDS encoding NfeD family protein; amino-acid sequence: MDTWVWWLVAAVGLGIPLVVTAMPEFGMLAAGAVAAAVTSALGGGAVAQFIVFAVVSVALIAVVRPIANRHRDRRPELATGVDAIRGRQAVVLERVDGQGGRVKIGGEIWSARSLDTERSFDPGQQVDVVEIDGATAVVM
- a CDS encoding SPFH domain-containing protein, which gives rise to MEPIIIVLIILVVLVFIALMKTVQVIPQASAAIVERFGRYTRTLNAGLNIVVPFIDSIRNRIDLREQVVPFPPQPVITQDNLVVNIDTVIYYQVTDARAATYEVSSFIQAIEQLTVTTLRNIIGGMDLERTLTSREEINAALRGVLDEATGKWGIRVNRVELKAIEPPTSIQDSMEKQMRADRDKRAAILTAEGIRQSQILTAEGEKQSAILRAEGEARAAALRAEGEAQAIRTVFESIHAGDPDEKLLSYQYLQMLPKIAEGDANKLWIVPSEIGDALKGLSGAVGNFGPMGPPRPNSSDARPAKESPRREAPPID
- a CDS encoding sulfite exporter TauE/SafE family protein, which codes for MSIWEALAVFAAGIGAGTINTIVGSGTLFTFPVLLAIGLPPVTANVSNTLGLVTGNISGAIGYRRELRGQRGRLVRLGGTALVGGLAGAILLLALPSEAFDAIVPVLIGLALVLVVLQPTLAKALARRRERRGTAAAPTDGGLALLLGLLLASAYGGYFGAAQGVLYLALMGLLLDEDLQRVNGIKNVLALVVNGVAAVFFLFVADFDWTAVLLIAAGSALGGQIGAKVGRGLPPVALRGVIVAVGAVAITQMLLK
- a CDS encoding HNH endonuclease, whose protein sequence is MRDTLVLNASFEPLATVSLRRAVVLVLQGKAVVERARPELRVRGATVEVPVPQVIRLCRYVRVPFRRRAPWSRRGVLVRDRHRCAYCGRRATTVDHVVPRSRGGEDSWLNTVAACAEDNHRKADRTPEQAGMRMLALPFEPSPGDAMVLAVGLSGREELFLAPPLPVPGG
- a CDS encoding YbhB/YbcL family Raf kinase inhibitor-like protein; protein product: MSEQKRPPLPHDFHPPVPSFTVVSEDLTEGGKLAGAQVFAEGNVSPQLRWEGFPAETKSFAVTCFDPDAPTGSGFWHWVLFDIPASVTELPAGAGSGGMKGLPEGAVHVRNDYGTRDFGGAAPPPGDGPHRYVFTVYAVDQEKLGPDESASPAVVGFNLRFHSLGRAQLIGEYEVPAAG
- a CDS encoding ribonuclease domain-containing protein; this encodes MLRLLGPFGRRPAGRTLRALTVLLAALPLLLLPACSSDGKKGGGGSTSAAATPVPSWAKGMKTVSRDRLPAEARKTLDLIDKGGPFPYEKDGTVFGNYENRLPKQTRGYYREYTVPTPGARNRGARRIITGTHAERYYTGDHYETFEAVVQP
- a CDS encoding barstar family protein; protein product: MTGLLPAPGLTGLLLGTTPPGIYRLPPADTAARVTALAAEAEWRSAALHLGGVTTKRAFLDRCATDLEFPEWFGRNWDALADCLTDLSWWREEGKARGYLLVTEDWDTFRKAAPKDARTAEAIFGDAVDHWADAESPLAVLLG
- a CDS encoding sporulation protein, with the protein product MGFKKLLASLGAGGASVETVLFEENVVPGSVVQGEVRIQGGSVAQQIQGLSVGLQARVEVEGGEEEYKQDVEFTRVQLGGAFEVRAGAVHTVPFGLEIPWETPITTFLGRHLTGMNVGVTTELAIARAVDSGDLDPVNVHPLPAQQAILDAFGQLGFGFKAADLEKGHIRGTRQRLPFYQEIEFHAPSQYRGLNEVELSFVADDREMDVVLEMDKKPGLFTEGSDTYRSFTVDLHAYGQTDWAAYLNQWLAEVGGRRNWL